The Streptobacillus felis genome segment GTACATATTTAGATGCCATATTTTTAATAAATGTTAAGTTCTGTCTTATAGCATCAGTTGTACCCTGATACCAAGATTGCTCTTTCAAACTTTCATGAGGTTG includes the following:
- a CDS encoding sugar phosphate nucleotidyltransferase, which codes for MKEQSWYQGTTDAIRQNLTFIKNMASKYVLILTGDHINKMNYKLMLEEHK